In Cryptomeria japonica chromosome 5, Sugi_1.0, whole genome shotgun sequence, the genomic window ccggactcaatgtattatgtgatgtgatgtgatgtgccttgtctattaatggcaatgaatttatgaaatcacaatgaattatatattgtaccataaataacaaaatattcgccaaaacaaattaaatttttttcaagtggtggataaaattcgccaatacatttaaataattttcaagcagtggataaaaatcaccaatacatttaaataatttttccttcggagtaaaaattttcgctcatacaattatatatttgttccttttaacaataattgttcgcctcccacaataaatattttccccatagaacaaggtattattcgccagaaatttatggcattttcgcaccctagaaaaaaaatcgccaatacaaaataattttttcgtcatttaaaaaaaaaatttcgccatcgatatgaaaatttccccccgaaaataatgtctgattcgccaggattttacacagttgctcgggggggggggggggggtgtttggggggtttcttaaagttatccctgatttcgctcctgacccttccaaagggtccagagcgaaattctccataaatctcattttattccttgtttgGACCAACATCTTAGTTCCTTAGGcatatttggatttggattgacATTTTTTTTCCTTAGGAAGTGATTATAGGtggagtgaaggattttgtcctaaatcatgaatttcgctcctgagccttccaaagggtccagagcgaaattcttgaagaacacctatttttcccttagagaaggtcaaatccttggtttttatggcatGGTTGAGAGTGGAGTGATGTGTctttgccttttgaggtggattagagttaaaaaaatgaagaaataaTCTCAAaatgtgaatttcactcctgacccttccaaagggtccagagcgaaattctcattctcttcttttcctctcaatTTTATGTCAAGCCAAGTGTGGATCAGGGTGAATTAATATTGGAGATACCCCTAGGCATGACTTTGAATAGCTTGTGACCACCAAATGTGAAGGAACtgagctaaaacttgaatttcactcctgaccctttcaaagggtccaaagcgaaattctctataggtcctgtccttggccatggtttttagcgaaattctccttttaggCCTTTTTGAGGTCAAACAAGTTTTGTCTTCGTGAGAGGGGGATCCAAAGTTGAGAGTCAAAGGAAATCAAGATATGGAGAATGAAtctaggtgaaggaaaacaagcaaatcaagagtttcgctcttgacccttccaaagggtccagagaaaaATTCCCCAAATCACCTAATTTACCCATGATTGAGATTAAGAGATGGATTCacaggccttggtggagagaataCTAGTGTATTCTttccttggaaggcattttggagtagataaatgatagaatttgtcctagaatatgaatttcgctcctgacccttccaaagggtctagagcgaaattcttaaaacctctattttgctccaattttgcatcaaacctagtgttgattgagattaaaGGAATCCTTAGACATGAATTTGAGAAAGTTGTGGTAAAAAAATGTGAAGATTTGGTCGTAAAATGCAAATTTTTCTcccaacccttccaaagggtctagagagaaattccttataggtcatgtccttggccaaggtccaaagagaaatcctcttttttggtctttttgcaggtcaaatcaatgatgtcttcaagagaaagtgattcagagatcaagagaagttcaaggcaaggagatgattaaatttgagctaaaatgcaaaattTTCTCTTGACGCTTCCAAAGGGTCTAAagtgaaattcttatagggcctgtccttgggaaggatcttgagagaatttcattctaatgcctttttgttgttgatttaaggtagaaaattctatgtgagataaatatatcatgtgtacttaatcatcttttggtttatttTACAGGTGGAAGAAAATCAGGCTAGGACAAGGATGACCTATTCGAAGCCCATCACCATCAAGGATGTTCTAGATGCataaaggaggactcaaggtgttttgaagaATTGGAAGACTTGAAGTGTTTGAGGAGTTGCAAGATAGCCTCAAGATCTCATTCTACCACACAAAGGAACCACTTAATGACAGAGAGGAATGTCCTTACCAACACTTCAAGGTGAGACATGCTACCATAGAAAGAACACTTGACAGTAAGGAAGCTCCATCAAGCACATGGAAGTCAAGGAGGCACATCATTATTTGCATCAAGgatagaggaggatcaaccaagatacaaacgtcagacaaggtggcatcccaatcaattTTCTTCCAGTCatattggtccacctcagcatgtccagattcaatgcaccTGACTCATCAGGGACaacacaaacttcaatgtacctacccctgcttcctattggtcctcactcctagaatgtaattttctcatttgctaaggaagtttgttataacaaaccctaattagagtttctaTCATTTAATCTTATCCATTGATTCTAAGCCAATCAGAGCCGTCAATTTGTAAAGGGGTCTCTATATAAAGCCATGGATCTTCATTTGTACAGGTTAATAGAGGTTagaatagttaggagttagcaaaagagagatagtcaataattagtagctcaatagtagatagcattttagagtagagtagaaagagaaggcataGATTGTTTCcaagagattgttgcaaaagacatgtaaacttcattgaaggaatggtgaattttatgtgtcgattctacaatttgcatggtctctatacttctcaaatttaatttcatgttattagatgaatggaagaaattcgtatgatcaatggtgaaatttgtatatccatactactagcggtttgttgattgcaaacttgccttgcgtaaTCAACTAGAATCaatcagcttaagcttaacttcaattatcgcttcttcattgatatacatcaacctgatggtgtctatgcttgtagcaatgatctgaacatcataaagatttccgtagaagatcgcactaaccttgtggagatgatcctagcatgtcaaagtGTTAGTCTACCtgtaatcttttttttttctgttttaagTATTCAAATTCGCAGGTTGGCTTTTGTGCCTTTACTTCCATCGGGTCGTTTGTTCTCCTCGTACTTGAATCGTTGAACTCTTTAAAAAATGTTCGAATGGTTAAAGGTTCAAAGCACATTTTAAAAGAGAGTCATTTTTTGGTCTTTGTCGCCGTGCAGACAAGTATGCTTTTGTTTGTGGTCATTGAAGTTTTGAGcccgttgaaccaaatttcaagcagttcaagattcaaagttcaaaatgccttttgaTGAGTCATGGCAATGTATCGTTATATGATGAGAGTGAGTCCTTATGTTTTGAGTTGATATGCGACCTtaaaccttgaaccaaatttcaagcggtttaaaaggttcaaggttcacgtTTAATAGTCCTTTTCTTTTGTCACTCGTTCCCGGTGTTGTTTTGTGTGCTGCCCACTCACTGTTATATTTCTTAAGCAAAATTGAATTGATGAACCTTTTGGTCAAACAGTTAAAGGTTCATGagttcatttcaaaactaactctaaatatttttggtggaaataaaagtggcgcgacaagaaggaatattcccttattcggcaatttaaaattctaaatgtggaaagtaatcatgagaacataAAATTACTTGtgtggaagtgatggataattaagaaggtgtcagtttGTGTCATTTTACCGTTACTTCACACGCTTGGGTAAATCATGTTGAAGCATGTATAGCTCTAGAGATATTTATCcgtctgattgaaggaaatgtgtataaatttatttcaatattgaAGAAGGTCACAACTGCCATACTTCAGTGAATTGGAGGCaccaaaggtaaaaccaactcCTCTAgaagaatttccagttttcatggtgttaaCGGGTAAGTTCAATTGATTTCTCCTTAGTTATGTTTCCTTGAGTTATGAGGtttttatcagtatagaaaagggAAATATCTAAATTGTTTGGGTAGGATACTGTCTTGTTGTTAAAATTTATTCGTTAAAGGGGTAGATAGTTAACATGAGGCCAATGTTGTCGAAGCTTGGCTggacctcatgtctagtgagtattttACCGGAATttgaagacacctccttagttcatgtagatttaggggatttcctGGGGAGAACCAAGAATCCTCAGACCAGTTCATTAATGGAaaatatagttaagagtggtcttgtggaagctgttgCGTTCCCGCTCATCACACCATGCCCAGATTTAGTGTTGgcatgcatgaacagatatgactcTGAGAACAGATGTATCAGAACCAACGATGGTGAGGAGATGGTAAGTATTAATAGAGAAACGATGATGGTGACAATGGGTATTCTGcataaggatgagtatgaggactgGACTATTGGGATTTTGTATGCCTATTTCTCTGAAAAGAAGAGCAAGTACATGAGTTTAATTTCTAGAATTTGGCTCTTGAAGATTTAGAAAGGAGGATCACGGTTACCCAAGCCGCTGACCAAAGAGAATTTCATCACAGAGGTGCGGGACATTGTTATACTTTTGAATAGagtaaaggggaattcacattccttctactgggaggattggatgtactttttcatccaagtggttctatTCGGTGACAGATTTCTGGATTAGTCTCAAGTAATTGCAGAGATACTTCACAAAGGATTGagcaattttgtggggatgacatgGTTTTACATGTCTTCCTACCTTTTCTACATTTTAGCTTTCACAAGGGATTGGCCTGGACTACCTAATGACCCCTgtattgatggaatgagggtttacaatTTTTACCCTCTATTGCAACAATAGAGACATGTTGAGAAGATTGACAGGTGGAATGGAGTCTTCATGTGGAGACTTGCCTTTGAGCTTCAGGGTGATGCAAACAGGAGAATGTTGGTTGAAGCTATGGGATTTATGAGTATATATGAAAGTTTCTTTATCTAATTTCCTCGGTTTACTTACATACGGGTAGGTGGCTTTGAAGTCCAACCATTTAAACTACTCAGGTACACTTTTGATAGCTACATGCTAATAGAAGTGAGCAGGCAGTTGGCCTACATAGATAAAGGATTAGGAGAAAAGGGCAAGTCCGGGGTGGTATTTCCCATTGAACTCGGATATTATAGTTGCAAGTCAGTATCAGATGCCTTGAACTTGGAactggagttcaaaaggatgaacctgcaACCATTTGTGGCAAGGCAAAAATTTGACAGCAAGTGctatgcaagggagaaccttaatgTAGATATTCCTTTTTGCCATGAACCtcagatagaggattattgggagaattgTAAGGATGAGTATGAAGTGAGAAAGAGACTGTGGTCCAGATTCACTTTGCAATAGATAACTACCATGTGGCTCTTAATTAATATATCCAGCGTATCAGAAGATATAGAGAGGGATGTTTTGGATCTTGAGTTTGATACCGAGATTGAAGGAAAATCAATTccagaaattgactggaacaaaaaGGAAGATGACAGTATCCAAACAAGAACCTTCAATATTGTCAAAATAatagagagatggttgaggaatcACAAGTTCAAGGAGGGACCCCACATATCCTCACATGAatcaagaattgattcacacattgtagTTCAATCTCCTATTTTTTCCACTAATGAAGTTGCTGATTttgcaggtgtctcaaagcccATTGTAGAGAAAATTCAACCAAGAAGGTCAAAAAGGTCACCATCTAGTCTTACAGCTGCTCGAGTAACTTGGTCTAGAAGCAAAAATAAGAGTATGGAGCCTGTCCTGAAATAGGTTGTTGTAGACTTGGACCCCAGTGAAGATATTGAACAAACAATGGATTCACAAGATCAATGCAAGCCTGGGATGCAAGAAATGGACACAAATAAAGAAGTGGAAATTCAACAGGATCCCATGAATACCTTGGTAATTATTACTTCACTAGATGCATGGACCACTCCGCCACCTAAGGAACCTACAATCACACCAAGATGGATGGAAGCCATCATTGAAAAAAAGAGGAGTGTGGTGCCGGTCACAATTCCAATGGAGGACATTGTTAGCAGATGCTTGGGAAAGACATCAAAGCCaaaaaagctcaaaacacaagcaatgcttgatgtggatgacacaacaggTCACTAGACAGCCGAAGTTGCCAAACCCATTCCAAGAAGAGATGCAGACAAGGCTACAAAGGATGATTTCACTATAGACAAGATAGATTTGGGGGTTTCTTCAAGGGTTGTAGATGTTAAGCATCTGGAATCCTCCATGAAGAGGATAATTTCaaagacttggaaagatgaaaaggataaaagagaACTGAAACAAGTTGTCACACAGATGGTTGAGTACATCAATGCTATCCACAACCCAGACCCCTAACCATTATCCTAGATACTAGTGTCATTTGACCCTAAATCACTAGCAAACTAGAAAATGCTAGATCAGATTCAAAGGAACAAGGTAGTAACAAAGATGTTTAATAAATGGTTGTATCTGATAATACAACAAGGGTCAGATTATATTAGTAATCTGGTTAAAGTTTATAAGGATGTTGAAACCTTGAGTTAGAAGCTTGAACTGGAAACAACCACTTGGGAAAAagaaaggattaagtgggtagcaGTCCTCGCACAGATGAACGATGTTCAgaagtatggagtgatgaaattACTAGCTAAGAAATCGGTGAAGAACTTGGATGACAATGTGTTGtacgtgtcaaagaaaaatgtggaatggcgCAATTTGATCATCAAGtagggccatgaagaatccaccaaGCTGCTGAAAGGATTGACTGACTTGACTGACACGCAATTTGATCATCAAGcagggccatgaagaatccaccaaGTTGTTGAAAGGATTGACTGACTTGATTGACATGATGCAGAAGGACCTCAAGTGTTATGAtattcaactcatgaaggagggcgCCAAGGTAATCGAAGAAGTTGCAGACATGACTAAGGTTTTTCAAGAAAGGATCCAGTTCATTCAGACAACAAAATCCTTGACCACTGATGACTTTTCAAAAgtggcaaggattgaatcaatgctcattgtctgttcagaccatttagaggttcacaaggagaaatatggacaaagaagtgtggaagcagagGATCTTGCACCTCTGTCTGCCCTATTTCCAAGTCATCTTAAAATTCTCGGCAGTGCACCTTGAACGGCATGGTTTTTCTGAAAATCAAGACAAACCTGTAACCTCCTCTACCACGGTGGAAGCCTAGTGATCCGAAAATGAAATGTCAGCCTTTTAGTGGTTgttaatttagttttcttttatgttgcTTTAAATGGGTTCTTTCACTTGGGTGAAAGTAAATTTTATTTGATCATGTAAaaaaactatggcctggtggctatttaagctgaagAGCTTGTCTTTGTTTAGGTTCCGAAAACTATGATTTTGGGAGCAGCAGATAAAATTTTGGTTTCTGATATGAATTGTTTGGATGATACAATGATTGGTTATCAAtgaaatgttgtgttatctttgaatATGTGCATTTTGAGATTTGTAACCTTTCTTAAGTTGTTATGGGCACAATATAACTTGGTGATTAGTTATCTCTATATTTCTTCTCAGTTcatgtttattattggttgttggatgactcacattgaattgattttcttgatcacccttgtcctgtgaggcatgagagagtatcgatcaagCCATTAGTTTTTGCTGAGTCCCTATTTGTTTTGAATTTATACAAGTATGTTataaatcagagtctgtgaactctcgtTTGAATATTCTTTGAGACATTTTCCTATGTTGCAGcgttgaaggcatttatttgtgttgatggataaatgctggatcctttcaatgctttctggttaaaagtgttagcatatcaattgtataataaattcattgtaaatcatacaaggagcttccctctaatgtagaggttgaattttcattaattcttccaattgttggtatatttgtttctttctgAAGGGTAAAACAGAGTCATATTTTGCTTTAAgaagataataattaaaatttcaaggagacaaatctgttaaccaacagatttttggtgactctactgggtaGTCAAATTATAAGACTCATCGCCTAGGTGCAAAACTGGAGTCAAGGAGATATACTATGTCCCAACGAAGGGAAGGGGTATTCGATTCTTCCTTTCAGGAGTTACAGAACCTAAATTTCCAATCCACTTTCTCACCTCAAAGAAGGgaaagaagtagacctccttccTTATCACCATCATCACCTATGTCCTTAGTTTGTCAATCTTTGACCTTGCACGGTGTTGTTTTGCCAAATATAATCAATCTGACTCCACTCAATATCATACTTCCAATGACAACAAACAATCCTTGGGGGGCTGCTGTCAACCCCTTACCCAAAGGTGCTAGGGAGAACttgccaaaatttagtgaggaTGGAAAAATCACCATTGATGAActctgaatgcattcaatgtggcttgtgggataatagtggttcaacatgaggatgttgctGTGAGGTTGTTTGTCTAGACACTAACTGGGGTAGCAgcagattggttttatcacttaccaaatagtgtgataacaacttGGAAAGATctgaaaacaaggtttgaggcaagatACAAAGTGGCTAAGGATGAACATTCCCTCTTGGCTTAATTGGCCTAGTTAAAGAAATAAATTCCCGAATCTATGAGGGACTTTATAGAAAAATTCGATAAGGTCTTACACAAGATTCTAGTTAATCCAAAAGCCCTCAGATGACAatcttaagtgtttctttattaattctATGCCTTCAGAAATAGGTTTCCTAATCCGCAAGAAAAGATTTGCAGATTTAAATGCTGCTAAAACCCTTGCAATTGAGTTAGAAGATGATCTAATCATAGCAGGTAAATGGAAAAAGGAAGTACAGACACTTAGTGCTCAAACTTCAACTTCTTTTGATCCTATAATCCAGTGACtaatgaatgatgtgattactCTTAAAAGATAGTTTCCCAAGGCCAGTACCTCATACCCATCTCCCTATCAAGATGTCCCTAGAAGGTATACAAACCAATCTTTGGGCTATGGGAACAAGACCATGCAATTACCCCCCGCTCAACAGAGATTAGCAATTGAAGCACCTCCTGCTAAAGGGAATATGTGTGTATTTCACCTCactgatgaacatgatggcagTTCCTGTCCTGAGATAGTGCATTATGCACAATTGGTGAATTTTAAAGATACCTCAAATGAGTGGGGAGAAGAAGAATCTTCAAAGCAACCTGGTGACTCTGAAATCCATTTTCTTGAGTACGAGTCAGATTcggaaagaggaggtgatattttggttactttagaggatccttcatgtgCTATGCTTACAAGAAACCAACAAAATGTGAAACCTCAGGTGGCTTCTTCATCATCTGCGGTGGCTTTCACAGGTAAAGGGATTGAGCCAAAAtttcataataataataaaaatttgcaAGAACCCTTATTTTTAAAGCCCgttgaaaaagaaagttcatttgatattatagagTTTTGCAAATCTTCTCAAATTAAAATCACACCTATTGAGTACTTTAAGATAAATCCTAAAGAGCTAGACAAACTTGTACaatttgtaaaaggaaataatgcACAACAGACTAACGGAACCCAATAGTCAGTGAAAACCATATTGCCCTCACATAGTTTATGAGTTGGTTCATCCTTCAATTTGTGGAAAGATACCTGAAATAACTGCTCTTCAAACATATGATTCTACAACCCTCCTTGAGTCAAAACCAAAGCCCTCTTATATATCATTATTCATAAATGGTCATAggttgaataattgtattatagacttAGGTGCATCCGACAATATAATGCCCTCTGCTATAGCCAAAGAATTAGGGTTATCCTTGACCAAGAATTTTGGTAGATACTATTctatggattcaaaacaaattcctctgctaggacaaattaaggatgctcaagtagttcttgcttcccacccagataaaaggatcaagttgacAATTCTGATAGTTGACATCCCAGctagttatggcatgttgttaaGTCATACTTTCTGTAGGGACTTAGgtggtgaaatcaaaatggattgCTCTCAAGCCACAATTCCTATTGGGAAACAACAAGTCATCCTACAACCTGAACCAAAGTCCAAATTCATCATTTTCCCATCTGATGACCCTAGAGCCCAGATTCTGTATCATGATTGTCAATTTGGAAGCTACATGATTTTGTCTAACAGTGAGGTAGAGGAGGATTCATCTCAAATTGAGGGAAAAGAAAGCCTGTGgctaatggagtttgatggtagttgtgtaGTGTCAGGTTCTGGTGTAGGGGTAGTGTTAATACCACCTTCTGGCAACcctattcctttttcttttaagctagaattcaaaaataccaacaatgtaGCTGAGTATGAGGCTTTGTTGTTAGGTTTAAATGAAGCTAAGAGATTGGGGGTGAAACTCTTGCGGGCTAAAGGAGATGCCGAACTAATTATAAAATAGGTCAGAGGGTTGTTTAGTGTTAAAAATGAGAGGATGAAACACTATTGGGATAGAGTTTGGGACGAAATCAaggattttgatgcattttccattgaagcAATACCCAGGGAATTGAACTCAAAAGCAGATTCATTAGCAGTCTCAACTTCATTGCTAGTCCCACATCCTGAATTTGTTGAGGATATTTACAGGGTAGAGTTGATATATCAACCCAGTGTCCCAGGCAACCCTGATTCTTGGCAGGTATTTGAGaatgataaacaaataaataacttTATGTAAAGTGTAGACATGTTTTCTGCCATGTATTTTGAAGGTTCAGATGCAGAGTGCAAAGAATTTTTGCTAGAATGAGCCAAGGAGTTGCCTGATGGAATCATGCagttgaaaggaaacaagatccctaaaGGGCTAGTTTCTTTGGAGTGTCTGTTTGATCATAATGATGCCTACAAGAATAATAAAGGTGACAAGCCCCAAGAGGCCTAGGATATTGGAGGTTACGAAAAGATCAACATTGGTACTAAGAATGAACCCAAATATATCAATCTGGGAAAATGTTGTACACTGATAGAAAAGGAAAGGTTCATTAGCCTCTTGGTGGAGTTCAAGGACGTGTTTCCCTGGTGTTATGATGATCTTAAAAATTTCAGAGAATGAAAATTCCAGCACCAGATTCCCCTGAAGCTTGGAGCAAGCCCTTTCTAGCAAAAGCTTAGAAGCTTCAATCCAAAAGTGGCATAGGCTATATTCTAGGAAGTAGATAAGATGTTAAAAGCCAGGATTATATAtcccatccatcattctacatgtATAGCAAATTTTGTACCTGTTAGAAAGACAAACGGGGAAATAAGGATCTGCGTAGACTTTAGAAATCTTAACCAAGCCAacttaaaagacaattatcccttGGCAGCCATGGACCACATTCTGCAAACAGTCTCAGGATCGGAGATGATGTCCATTCTtgatggattttttggatataatcagatcagcgTTCGGGAAGATGATCAACATAAAACTTcctttattactccctggggtacatTTGCATATAATCGGATGCCCTTCGGTTTGATCAATGCAGGAGCGACATTTCAGCAAGCTGTGGACTTGTCCTTTGGCCACTTAAAGGATAAGATCATTTTTGTATATCTGGATGACTTGACAGtgttctcaaaaagaagaaaacatcacTTGCGAGACTTGAGACAAGTGTTGCAGAGGTGTCGAGAGCATTGGGTATCCTTAAGCCCAAAGAAATTGATGTTTGGAATTATAGAAGGTAAGTTGCTCGACCATATTATTTCTAGGGTAGGGGTGAAAATAGACCTTGAAAGGGTAAGAGCAATTCAACAGATAACTCTACCATCAAGTAGGAATGCCATTAGATCCTTCTTCAGGCaagtaaattttctaaggaggttCATCCCAAACTATGCTGAGACTACCAAATATATTGTAAATTTGATGAGTGAGAAACAACCTTTCAAATGGAGCGAGGAAGGAAAGAAAGTGTTCGCCTCAATAAAGAATGCTATCAGCCAGGCACCTGTCCTGGTTAATCCTAATTtcagaaaatatttttttatctactGCTATGCCTCAGAGCACACTATGTCAG contains:
- the LOC131876149 gene encoding uncharacterized protein LOC131876149; amino-acid sequence: MDCSQATIPIGKQQVILQPEPKSKFIIFPSDDPRAQILYHDCQFGSYMILSNSEVEEDSSQIEGKESLWLMEFDGSCVVSGSGVGVVLIPPSGNPIPFSFKLEFKNTNNVAEYEALLLGLNEAKRLGVKLLRAKGDAELIIK